The sequence below is a genomic window from Humulus lupulus chromosome 3, drHumLupu1.1, whole genome shotgun sequence.
GAGCTtatcatacagcatgtggcctgtgattttgacgaactacaatctccccccttggctatgcatgaaggaagagtattttatgctaactctgcttattcctgggccaaaatcaccgggtaaagacatggatgtatttctaagacccttggtggatgagttaaaaCAATTGTGGATTAACGGAGTCGACACAAGAGATGGCACAAGGAATGAATTGTTCAAGATGTGTGCAGCCCTTCTATGGACAATTAACGATTTCCCTGCTCGTAGTAGCTTGTCTGGTTGGAGCGGGCAAGGGTATAAAGCATGTCCAACGTGCAATGAAGACACCACTTCCATtcgagtgattggtaagacatcATATGTCGGTCATAGGCGATTCTTGAGGAGTAATCATAAGTATAGAAAGGACAAGGAATTTGATGGCAAAGTTGAGAAAAGAaatcctccacaacactttactTGTCAACAAGTTTTAGATCAAATCAATGCCTTACCGCTTCAAGTGTCTGGTAAACATGACAGATTTGGGGGGGGTGAAGCGCAAGCGAGGTGCAGGGgaaagtaattggaggaaaaaaagtattttctatGAACTTGATTACTGGAGTTCAAATCAGTTAAAACACaacctagatgtgatgcatgttgagaagaatgtgtgcgacagcgtccttgggactttgttagataatgataaatctaaggacaccactaacacAAGACATGATTTAAAGAATATGGGGGTTAGGAAATCGTTGTGGATTTACGAGGATGCCAATAAAAGGTTAATGAAACCGCATGCTCCATACGTGTTCACTTTTGAACAGAGGCGATATTTCTGTCAATTTTTGAAAGGAGTGAAGTTGCCCGATGGTTTTTGTTCTAATCTAAAGAAAAAAGTCACAGACAATGactcaaacattgttgggttgaagtcccatgattgtcatgtgataatgcaacgattacttgcaGTAGGTGTTCACAAGTTTTTACCAGAATCTATATCCACTACCATCACTGaattgtgtaatttcttcaaacaattgtgctctaggacactgaacgtttctgatatggagaaagctaaggatgacttgattgttattttatgtaagatggagttgattttccctCCAGCATTCTTTGACATAATGATCCATCTGGTTTTGCACTTGCCTGATGAAGCAATATTGGGAGGAcctgtatttatgaggtggatgtatccttttgaaagatacatgaaaaaattaaaaaactatgtcaggaataaagctcgtcctgaaggatctatagcagaaggatatgttgcagatgaggctttgacattttgttcaatgtatttcaaaggtgtggaaacaaaatttaatcagCCTGATTGAAACGAAGATGCACCGTATGTGAATCGACACCTCACAGTGtttgaatctcaatgtcgtcctctTAGTAAGGGAATTCCCGTGCTCCTCGATGAAAATACTCGGAAtaaagctgagtggttcatattggataattctccagaaactgaagtgtatttagagtaagtacataattaatattcattttattctTTGTTCAATCTACTCCTCAATTAACAATATTgacattgttaattaattaacaggAAACACCTAACTGAGGTGCAACAAAGAGATATGGCTGCCAATCATAAATTGATACATAAGAAAGAGTTTCgttcatggtttcataagaaggtaacttgtacttagcaaattgcatactacaaattacattctcattctaatttatttctttattattagatatatgacttgcaccaaCTTGGGTTATTAGAGCATGCTGATGAATTACTAGCTTTAGCATTTGGGTCAGATCTATTGGCTTACTCCTaccaagcatgtatagtgaacgGAGTTCGATTTTTCTCATACAATCGAGATCAGAATCGaattacacaaaatagtggagtgtgtgttgctggaacagaaggttttaactattacgggcaacttgaagaaatactccagctgtcttttactggttcttattcggtggtattatttcgatgtaaatggttcaatacagatccgaaaaaaaaaaagaaaaccatcactgtaaataatattactagtatcaatgttagcggtgaatggtataaagatgaaccgttcatactagctagtcaagcaaaacaagtattcTACATCAATGATCTCGTTACAGGACGAGATTGGAAAGTTGTCCAAGAAGTGAATCATTGGCAAGTTTGGGACTTTCCAGATGCTTCAGATATGATtgctgatgttgatgttgtacatgacaccaaCTCATCGAATTTTGTTTTGACTGTGGATCTCGGAGAGTTGGTTGTTCAGCAATCTGATGTACCAGGGACTCAAGTCAACACGGCCCATCGACCTTCTTTAGTTGTTCAAGAAGATGATGGATTTATTAATGACAATGAGGATGATATGGCAGACAGTgtagaagaagcagaagatgaggatgaattaattgtcgaccttagtgatgataatactgatgatgtgtgcccgatagatgttgatgtaattagtgaggatagtgactattctacttagttttgtatctagtgttcaatgtattatacatattgagaaataaaaagttcgtttccaaatagcatgtttcaaattacctaatcaattgaaataatactcaataaattaattataaataataattaaatattaaaatagataggttaaattactgtcgtgttagtagatgtcagcagatgtggctagagctcacggtggagacgctggcggtgatcctccaccggatcctactaggatcccgactACATGCGACTcaggtaatttttttgttattttatttacacatatgtttatcatgtatatactaatattctatgtattattaataaaaaaaaatacaggaaTCCCAATTAAGAGAAAGGGTCGTGGCGCAGCTATTGGAAAAGATCTAGAGGAGAGGCGGCGTAAAAATGGAAAACCACTGGAAGTAACGTTTTGCCCACGAACGTACAAGGTTGTTGGGAGCGAGCACGCTGCTTTTGTCCGCCTTGTGGGAACCCAAATTAAAACGAAAGTTCCCGGACATTACGGTTCATGGGAATTAGTGCCTCAACAATACAAGGATCAGATCCTTGCCATAATTCAGGTAAAAatagtattaaatatatttttttaaaatttgtctttaatatagtacatatattattaatatatttaattttcaatttagtACTATTATCAAATAGCGGGCCGCGAGGATTTCTTAAAGTGTTTAAATGGTATCGATCGAGAGATGAAAGACCGATACCGCAATAGGAAAACACTAAGACACGAACActttgagaaatactacaatggaCCGGAGGATTGGGATAAGGTTCTAAACAACCCAACCAATGATGTTAACAAGGAGGAGTGGAAGCAGATTtgtcagttatttacaagtcCACAATTTATTGCGCGCTCCATAAAGAATAAGGAAAATCGGAAGAAACAAAAGTATTCTACAACACAGGGTACAAAATCGCTGGCAGCCGTCCGTTTTGAAAAAGTaagtaaaagataaaatattatcaaaattatgttattttaaattatatgttctctaacattttGGTTATACTTTTTAGACGAACCCGGACCTCATTGAGTCATGGAAGGATTATCATTGGAAGAAATCAAAAAATGATTTCGTGAACGATGATGCtcgccaagattatgtaagtttgaattatattttttaatattaatagagttatatttaatgttagtgtctaacattttttgaaaacaggaaaaattgaaggctgattttgagttacgaactcagcaaacatccactgatgcttctaataatgatagTCCGTCATCAGTTGATCAGGAGGAGGTGCTACAAAAAGTATTAGGCCAAAGGCGTGGACATGAGCGAGGAGTGGGCCGCAAATTGAAGGGGTCGGGGTCGAGGTCGGGGTCGAGGTCATCATCTACCCAACACTCTCACTTCAGCGAGTctcaagttcctcctcatcattcaagagaatatatagaaaatCTGGAGAATAATTTACAGAAATTGACTGATCAAGTTAATTTCTTAACTCAATATTTTGTACCTTCATTTCGTCCACCAAACGTTCAGATGCCGCATGTGCCTGATAGTGACAATACTTCTAGGGCTtcgtcttctcaacctccagctccaaCTCATCCTTCTATGTACGGGACAGCGTCGTCTTATCATATGGTACCTCCATATATGTACGGAGCAACACCTTATCCGTGTCCGATGCCACCGCCCTCCCAGCCAtcgtatccctacatgtatggagctggatcgtccacattacctccccaatatccttGGCCGATGCCGCCACCGCAGCAATCACAACCACAGCCACCGCAACAACCACAACAAGAAGACAATAGGGAGGAGGACGAGGCAACTGACTTAGGAGACtaagtttatatttttattaattattgttaaattttatgaataatatgaatatttgttatgttaatgtattatgaatatttacaattgttattttaatatactaatttgaatatttaatataatatttttatttttaatatatttgtttttaattaattaaattttaaataattatttcgataaataattatttaaaattgtatttaattaattttattattttttcataaataaagtagtattaggggcgacattgtCGCCCCTGATAATATGCCACGTGCACTATTCGGGGCGACAGAATATAGGGGCGacttgtcgcccctaatactatttaattaattaattttattatttttttataaataaagtagtatgtgtcgcccctgataataTGCCACGTGCACTATTTGGGGCGACAGAGTATAGTATTAGGGGCGATGTGTCGCCCCTAATGcttaattattaggggcgacaatgtcgcccctaataatataCCACGTGTAACCATTTGGGACGACAGAtaatagtattaggggcgactaatagagtattaggggcgacatatcgacaaaaataattcaaaatttttaaatttttgagGCGAAATTTCAACTTTTAGGGGCGactgtgtcgcccctaatatttgaATATCAGGGGCGACCCTATAGTCGCCCCTAATGTACCCTTCAGTGACATTTTTCCATGGGCGACTAATCAGGGGCGACAAGTCGCCCCTGATACATATTAGGGGCAACTTTTTgggttattaggggcgacatgcgtcgcccctaaaactcatttttgttgtagtgtagtgatgcaccctagtgttttagtgtgtgcaagtatatggtaatagggtgcacatgtgtggattttctacacattttataattgccatttatttgatatttttgggtacttttattttaattgataggaaaataaataaataaaattcaaaagggGCAAGTAAGTGGACGTGTGGTGTAGTGGGAAATGGAGTGAtattttttccattatttttctaagGTAAATAAAGTTAAATTGGAAGAAGATAGCTATTATTGGTAAGAGAATTTGACaattttaattcaaataaatcaATCTTTATTATAAAGGATTTTAGGCTTTATTGGATGAGTTAATTAAGGAAATTGCCATCTTTTTAGTAATGGCTTTATGGGGAAAATGGAGATTAAAAAGGGGATATGGAGAAGATAGGCCATTTGGCCGTGAGCTAGAgagaagatagagagagagagagagagagagagagagagaggcgtgctAGAGGGAAGGAAGGGCTGTcatattttctagagagaagaagaagaaaggaagaagaagaagaaaaagggttcaagctagggtaaggtttttggttgttttccttatgattaatctagtatttttttgggttgtctctaaccttgttcatcttcttctccatcttgttattcaaaatatacaacctctagggtttgagcaaggagatTATTGGACTTTTGAttggattggattcttgattttctatcaagaagaggtattgaaatccctgcctaaattttgtgattactggttttgatgaataaattattagagggattatggttaaaggggatttatgttttgggtaggaaaaatgggtactttgtgttcttgatatcttgttgataaaatttgtttgatttgcatgaagggtatcatggtttaatgtataaaaggttttgatgttgattttctatgtgttatgattagtggtaattatgaatgcaaatatggggtttcggcctaggcatacctaaggattatcttgatattttgtttgatgttgtatgattttcaatatattagatccatgttttaggacctatgtaatatgggtaaaatgataattggcaatcttgatatttggatccatgaaattttgataggatgcatgtgattttgtggatgaataaattataagatgcatgaaaataatgatagagacatgttaggttaatataaaggcatatgtgaatatggtgttcatgaaattaatgtatgttattgttattgttagtgttttgttggatttcatgtgtagattcaatggaatagaaaaaaatgggattttataagattgcatgtgaatatgttagtaatattcttagaattatgtatataataagagcatgatgagattttgggCATGTATGATTTCATGTGAAATTttgagataaaagatgaatttcatgagaaattaagcttgctgtttttttgtaaataattgggtaaaagtttgataaaaaaatgatttgcatgcataagtaatgtccttgatgttatgttaattttatgaaattaaaaagggtattttaagtcccaataaaatgatattttactcaaataaatacctatagatttttttttttgtatttttagaaaaatataaggttttaaattgaatatggtgatttttaaagataaaaatagttgcttgaatttttgtaaaaaaaaatgttaagtgtgtttcactaaaatagatttgatgagtttttgaaacaaaattattatcctaagttatggtaatattaaaaatggtattttaatatggtatgaatgcatattttgataagttataatttttctttattttgattgagaaaaaaatatttagattctatttatttgagatttttaaagaaattaaataatggctgaaagtttggtttaaaggttaaaaatgattatttaattgtcacatatggatttatgttacataaaactaagtcttaaataatttaaataaaaatataattttcccacacttagaaatatatttttctcacatcatttatgtaacacaattaacaaatgttaaaatttatttttctaaagaaacatattaatcatagatattttaattaattccaggctttttgttacttctttgtaatttgagaataataaatgaaattgtcacatatttttaagctaaatcaaattattttataaaataaaataatgtttt
It includes:
- the LOC133823113 gene encoding uncharacterized protein LOC133823113 isoform X2; the encoded protein is MSADVARAHGGDAGGDPPPDPTRIPTTCDSGIPIKRKGRGAAIGKDLEERRRKNGKPLEVTFCPRTYKVVGSEHAAFVRLVGTQIKTKVPGHYGSWELVPQQYKDQILAIIQYYYQIAGREDFLKCLNGIDREMKDRYRNRKTLRHEHFEKYYNGPEDWDKVLNNPTNDVNKEEWKQICQLFTSPQFIARSIKNKENRKKQKYSTTQGTKSLAAVRFEKTNPDLIESWKDYHWKKSKNDFVNDDARQDYADFELRTQQTSTDASNNDSPSSVDQEEVLQKVLGQRRGHERGVGRKLKGSGSRSGSRSSSTQHSHFSESQVPPHHSREYIENLENNLQKLTDQVNFLTQYFVPSFRPPNVQMPHVPDSDNTSRASSSQPPAPTHPSMYGTASSYHMVPPYMYGATPYPCPMPPPSQPSYPYMYGAGSSTLPPQYPWPMPPPQQSQPQPPQQPQQEDNREEDEATDLGD
- the LOC133823113 gene encoding uncharacterized protein LOC133823113 isoform X1 — translated: MSADVARAHGGDAGGDPPPDPTRIPTTCDSGIPIKRKGRGAAIGKDLEERRRKNGKPLEVTFCPRTYKVVGSEHAAFVRLVGTQIKTKVPGHYGSWELVPQQYKDQILAIIQYYYQIAGREDFLKCLNGIDREMKDRYRNRKTLRHEHFEKYYNGPEDWDKVLNNPTNDVNKEEWKQICQLFTSPQFIARSIKNKENRKKQKYSTTQGTKSLAAVRFEKTNPDLIESWKDYHWKKSKNDFVNDDARQDYEKLKADFELRTQQTSTDASNNDSPSSVDQEEVLQKVLGQRRGHERGVGRKLKGSGSRSGSRSSSTQHSHFSESQVPPHHSREYIENLENNLQKLTDQVNFLTQYFVPSFRPPNVQMPHVPDSDNTSRASSSQPPAPTHPSMYGTASSYHMVPPYMYGATPYPCPMPPPSQPSYPYMYGAGSSTLPPQYPWPMPPPQQSQPQPPQQPQQEDNREEDEATDLGD